A window of Belonocnema kinseyi isolate 2016_QV_RU_SX_M_011 chromosome 9, B_treatae_v1, whole genome shotgun sequence contains these coding sequences:
- the LOC117180277 gene encoding uncharacterized protein LOC117180277 isoform X1 — protein sequence MVDQGSIKRMKDQIGRENSLENYAEFFQEGSFTYESKIKMEPDDKSKFQITDETNTKANQSLVKKEMVEPEPIQVFVKGIYLTKERTKWMEVHHDVKYPRTVKMMKVAGYTAYREKYQEVHFDLKRWDELYAQKQIIENYLNTDQSFLPVKKVKLSGNLKIVFKDETIGKFVTFSQSRNSVSMKGPTFSYMMKYNEWVQECLGD from the exons ATGGTAGACCAAGGCAGCATTAAACGCATGAAGGACCAAATTGGCCGAGA AAATAGCTTAGAGAATTATGCGGAGTTCTTTCAGGAAGGGAGTTTTACATatgaatcgaaaattaaaatggaaCCGGACGATAA atcTAAGTTTCAAATTACCGATGAGACAAATACAAAGGCAAATCAAAGCCTAGTCAAAAAGGAAATGGTTGAACCAGAACCAATCCAGGTTTTTGTAAAAGGTATATACCTTACGAAAGAGAGGACTAAGTGGATGGAGGTTCACCACGATGTCAAGTACCCGAGGACGGTAAAAATGATGAAGGTAGCAGGATATACGGCGTACCGTGAAAAGTACCAAGAAGtacattttgatttgaaaagatGGGACGAATTATACGCCCAGAAACAAATAATAGAGAATTATCTAAACACAGATCAGTCTTTCTTGCctgttaaaaaagttaaactgtCTGGAAACCTCAAGATAGTTTTTAAAGACGAGACAATTGGGAAATTCGTCACTTTTTCCCAAAGCAGGAACAGTGTGAGCATGAAGGGACCCACATTTTCATATATGATGAAATACAATGAATGGGTCCAAGAATGTCTGGGTGATTAA
- the LOC117180277 gene encoding uncharacterized protein LOC117180277 isoform X2: MEPDDKSKFQITDETNTKANQSLVKKEMVEPEPIQVFVKGIYLTKERTKWMEVHHDVKYPRTVKMMKVAGYTAYREKYQEVHFDLKRWDELYAQKQIIENYLNTDQSFLPVKKVKLSGNLKIVFKDETIGKFVTFSQSRNSVSMKGPTFSYMMKYNEWVQECLGD, translated from the exons atggaaCCGGACGATAA atcTAAGTTTCAAATTACCGATGAGACAAATACAAAGGCAAATCAAAGCCTAGTCAAAAAGGAAATGGTTGAACCAGAACCAATCCAGGTTTTTGTAAAAGGTATATACCTTACGAAAGAGAGGACTAAGTGGATGGAGGTTCACCACGATGTCAAGTACCCGAGGACGGTAAAAATGATGAAGGTAGCAGGATATACGGCGTACCGTGAAAAGTACCAAGAAGtacattttgatttgaaaagatGGGACGAATTATACGCCCAGAAACAAATAATAGAGAATTATCTAAACACAGATCAGTCTTTCTTGCctgttaaaaaagttaaactgtCTGGAAACCTCAAGATAGTTTTTAAAGACGAGACAATTGGGAAATTCGTCACTTTTTCCCAAAGCAGGAACAGTGTGAGCATGAAGGGACCCACATTTTCATATATGATGAAATACAATGAATGGGTCCAAGAATGTCTGGGTGATTAA
- the LOC117180278 gene encoding uncharacterized protein LOC117180278 isoform X1 has product MSFWQRRRLRITPLRALAAIFCVSLIFWYSLSPEEAPKQPCSVPEEFTERLHELAYKTHLVLSKLSIVHFLCFGGLWGQVRIGRALPWARKIELCLVDTLRDDALITKAFREVSLSATYMHAAGIYLVQEHEVGEDAPKVEVLVFEEDTVDQNNAACRATHNLKIIKYIKTSGSSSLYCYQMQRKIYLSISTFILLQLHTTRR; this is encoded by the exons ATGAGTTTCTGGCAACGCAGGCGCCTTCGCATTACCCCGCTTCGCGCGCTGGCAGCAATTTTCTGTGTCAGTTTGATTTTCTGGTATAGCCTGAGTCCGGAAGAAGCGCCAAAACAACCCTGTAGTGTTCCAGAAGAATTTACAGAACGATTGCACGAATTAGCTTATAA GACCCATTTGGTACTATCAAAATTAAGTATCGTGCACTTTTTGTGCTTCGGAGGTCTCTGGGGTCAAGTGCGAATAGGCCGAGCCCTTCCCTGGGCTCGAAAAATAGAATTGTGTTTAGTCGACACTTTAAGAGACGATGCATTAATAACAAAAGCATTTAGAGAAGTAAGTTTAAGCGCCACTTACATGCACGCAGCTGGAATTTATCTTGTACAAGAACACGAAGTCGGCGAAGATGCACCAAAAGTGGAAGTCTTAGTCTTCGAAGAAGATACCGTC GATCAAAACAACGCCGCATGTAGAgctacacataacctcaaaatcatcAAATATATTAAGACTTCTGGTTCTTCTAGTTTGTATTGCTACCAGATGCAACGAAAGATTTACTTGTCAATATCTACATTTATTTTACTACAATTACACACTACAAGacgatag